The genomic interval GTAAAGTCCGAATATCTCGTGGTTGCTACCGGAGTGATGGACACTCAACCTCACATCCTGAAGGTACGTGGCGAAGACATTATTGATGCCACGAAATGGATATATCCTTACGCTAACAGGGAAACCATTCTCTATTGTATCAGATGCGAGGGTCATCTGACGCGAAACGAGAGTGTGGCGGTAATCGGAAGCGGAGCGGCGGCGAAATGGATTTCGTTTATGCTGCACGAGCGTTACGGGGTAAATGTATGTATACTCACCAACGGCGAAGAGCTGGACTCTGATGAGGAAACCGATAAGCTGATAGAACTCTACAATATTAAAGTATATAAAGAACGCATTACGGACGCTGTTGGCGAAAAGGGCGGACAGCTGAGAAAGTTTATGTTGGCGGACGGAACTGAAATTGAAGTGAAATTCGGACTCGTGGCAATGGGGTTGCATCGGGTTTATAATGACCTGATAGTGCAGCTGGGCGGAGAGCTAATGGACGAAGGTTTGCCAACTGAAAAGCGGCATGTGAAAGTTAACAAACAGAGCGAAACTTCAGTTAAAAATCTATTTGTAGTGGGCGATATGGCAAAAAGGGATAACGAAATAGTGATGAAACA from Candidatus Neomarinimicrobiota bacterium carries:
- a CDS encoding NAD(P)/FAD-dependent oxidoreductase; the protein is MADTYDIIVIGGGMGGSAAALRAVQYNLNTCWFYGDKKTSKTSRSKWIYNIDNMIGFHYGVVKDELVKLFSKPEDKEVRQKIETAHIHFSGKGVLKNTRDRIETSNSDQIEIIDSAATSAKYEDGYFVVSDGSREVKSEYLVVATGVMDTQPHILKVRGEDIIDATKWIYPYANRETILYCIRCEGHLTRNESVAVIGSGAAAKWISFMLHERYGVNVCILTNGEELDSDEETDKLIELYNIKVYKERITDAVGEKGGQLRKFMLADGTEIEVKFGLVAMGLHRVYNDLIVQLGGELMDEGLPTEKRHVKVNKQSETSVKNLFVVGDMAKRDNEIVMKQIYTAQEYAVRAVDSIDSRTRTKRRKELLAK